DNA from Sorex araneus isolate mSorAra2 chromosome 6, mSorAra2.pri, whole genome shotgun sequence:
AACTCCCTTCCCAACTCCCCAGGCGCCCTCCGCCCCAACACCCACGATCCGTCCCGTATAAAAGAAGTAGATGGAAATTTTCTCAATGTGTTTCTTTCGGGGTTAGCACATCTCTGGTAcaaaaggagaaaacagaaacCAGAAACTCATAAAACTTCAAGAGAGATACAGAAGCGAAAAAAGCACCGacgggtggagggtgggggccaGACTTAGAAATGCACATGCATAAGTCGTACATACTACCGAGACAGGGTGGAAAGGAATCAACAACATCGCCTGGGAAGGTAGAAAAGCACGGGGCACTGGAAACTTCCAAAGTTAACATGTGAAATACTGCACTGCCAGGCCCGCGGACTCGAAACCACCCACCCCTCCCGCGCGCGCTGCGGCGCGGGTCGGGGAGCCGGCGGCGCGCACCTGGCTAATCCTCCGGGCCGCTGCGGGGGCAGTGGGCCGGGGACTGGGCCTCCCGCAGCGCCCGGGCCTCCTCCAGGGCCTCCCGGTAGCGGGacggccaggcctgggggtcctTCTTAAAGACCCGGGCCAGGAACTCCATGATCTGCAGCTTGGTGATCTCGCGGCTGGCGCGGGGGCCCCAGAAGAACTCGTACTCGGGGGGCTCCACGTGGGGCACGCGCTGGTACTTCAGGTAGTTCTGCTGCACGAACTCCTGCGTGATGAGCTTGCGCACGTCGCCGAAGGTCGAGTGCTTCTTCCAGGGCCGCAGCCCCAGGATGCGCAGCACGTTCCACACGGCGCTCTCGCGCGCGCCGCGGCCCTTCACGTAGATGAGGCTGAGGATCATGAGCAGCAGGCCGGTCATGGGCATGCGGTTGCCCAGCGCCACGCGCTCCAGCTCGGCGGGCGCCAGAGCCTTGACCAGCGCGAACTCCATGGTGTGCAGGCTGCTGAGGCGCAGGTGCAGCCCGAAGACGCGCGCCAGGATGAGGCTGGTGCGCCGCAGGATGCTGCGGCACCATTTCTTGTAGCTGCCGATGACGTCCTTCACCATGTCGGGGAACCAGATGACCATGCGCTTCTGGTCCTTCACCAGCACGTACCACATGAGCTCGTGCGCCTTCTGCACCAGCTGCGCGGGCGCCGGCGCGCCCGGCCCGGGCTGCGCGGCAACAGGGCCCTGCAGGGCGCGGCCTTCCCCGGCTGCGGCCGGCGGCGGGGCCTTGGGGTCCCCGTCCTCGGCGGCGgccggtggcggcggcggcgcggccccgGGAGCCCCGTCCTGGGTGGCGGCCTGCGGGGTCTCCCCGGCAGGGCACTCGGCGTCGGCGTTGCCGGGGGGCTCGCGCGCGGCCTCACTGGGTTCCGACAtggcgggccggggggcgcggggcagggcggcCGGGCTGGGAGCTCGTGGCGCCGCCGCTCGCTCCGTGCTAGCCGGGAGAGGAAGTGGCGCGTCGCGGCCGCGCGGCGCCTTCCGcagggcccgggcggggcggggcggcgcggccagtgcgcgtgcgcgcgcgcgcggcccggggcggggcgcgggggaccCCCGGGACAGCCCCGCgcgcgggcgggggctgggggcgaacGCCTCGCGGCCCCAGCCCTATCCGCGGAGTCGCGCGCGCGCTCCCGAGCTCTGGGGGTGGacgtgggggaggaggagcactGGAGAAGGAGCAAGTCGAGGGAACCGCATGCTAACTTCCCTTCTGCCGCTGAGACGCTCGGATGCTGACGTCGgcgtttttcttttctcctgtttttgagccacacccaggagtggtTAGGACTtgtcctgtctctgagctcaggaataactcctgggggctttcaggggaccatatggggtgtctgggattaagcctgcatgcaaggcatacgccctacccactgtactattactctaaccctgactttttctttttccctttttcgtTTTTTTTGAGCCACGTCCTGAGGTttaagagtgatagcacagagggtagggtgtttgccttgcacgcagcagactgggttcgattcgtctgtccctttcggagagcccagcaagctaccgagagtatcccgacaacccggcagagcctggcaagctacccctggtgtattcgatattccaaaaacagtaacactaaatctcacaatggggacattactggtgtccactggagcaaatcgatgaacaacaggacgacagtgctgcagagccacgccaagcagtgctcagggcttgctcctggctcagagctcaggaattATACGTTTGAGGGACCCCATGGGACACCGcggattgaaccaggtcggccgcgtacaaggcaagaatcttacctgCTGGACTCCAGCTCAGAGGccaactttttcttttgtttattaagCTATACccagcttacacctggctctgtgctcaggaatcattcctggtggtgcgcTGGTACCCTATGTGGGACCGGGGACCTAAAACTttgtcagccacatggaaggcacatgccctacccgctggcctATTGCTCAGGCCCTCGGCTTTCTTTTGCGGGGAAGGTCCCAGCGGGTAGATTGCAAATCAAAGGAGAGATGAGTCGACGACAGGGATTCTGGATGCAGAGCCTGGTGGCCCAGAGAATGAAGGGGAGGATTGAAACAGAAGGCACAATCGGGGTGCTCAGAGAACGTTCAGGAACTTTGTAGAGCAGTCTGAGATAAGAATCCTAAAGCCCAACCAAGATCTGTATTGGGTCCCTAACAAGCAGACGGTTAAACCAGAGAAATGCGCATTCAGGACATGACTAGTGTCTGAATGTTCATGCATACACACTTAACTCTTCCCAGTAAGAACCCACCATCCATCCGTCCCATTTGTGACAGCATCCCCGGGTGCTTGCTCAGCACCTTCCAGCTGCCAGCGCCTCTGCTCAATTCCTGTGGAAAATTCACCTTCTCACAGCACCCCAACCCCAACACCCCAACACATCCCTAGTCTCCTCGCAGATTGGTGCACACAGCTACATGCCCCACACATCCAATAATCTTGGTCCAACAACCTGTGAGCGTTTGTGTTTCCCAGTGTGGAAAACAGGCCCATGTTGGGCCAAAACGAAGCGGATGTCCAAGGGTCAAAGGCATCTAGAAACATCTAGAAACAAAGGGCATCTGTAAACATGAGCCTCTTTGGTTCGAGCCCGTGTAATTTTTCCAGCCCCTCCTCGGCGTCCTCAGCAGCATTCTCCAGGCAGGCTGTGGTGACCTTGGATCCCAGCATAATTAAAATAGCTTCTTGACTGGGGTCTGTTCTGTTTCCTTATATCTAGTGCTTCCACTGACTCCTTAGCTCATCTTTTTCACACACGTTTCCTCCACATTAAATGCGGCTCTTCAGAACTTGTTTATGATCTTTGTGGTTTCTATCTATATCCTTAATTACAGAGTTGTGTCATTTCCAAAGGTGTTttcattagggttttttttttttttggctttttggttcacacctggtgattcccAGGTGTTTTTCCTGGCTGTACcagactcaagaattactcctggcagtgctcagaggaccctatgggatgctggggatcaaatccgggtcagctgtgtgtgaggcaaaaactctccccgcagtgctatcgctttGGTCCCTGTTTCACTATTCTGACAAATGTCTCTACTCAATTTATTGCGTTGCTCttcttaaatataatatttatttcctaCATGTTTTGCCTCCATCAATTTTATACTCACCCCCCCTTTTATTTGGGTGTTTATTCTTTCCTAACTCTTTGGATTAACTGGTTCACttgatgtatttttaataatgaaaatgtttgAGCCTATTATTTAAACTTCAGCTAAGCTTTGGCCATGTGCCACTATTTTTTTGTCACTGTGAGGTTATTAAAATTATATCCTCATAGTTCACCCTCCTACATTGAGTAGATTCATGGAATTAAATCACAAGCTTGGGCACAACAactaggaaaatataaaaaacactTCTATTAAAAACTTATGAAAGCAATCATAAAAgcacaataattataaaattatgtaagCTCGTGCTGCAGTGAAACAGCAGCGTTCTTTGGGTTGCAGTCCTTCTGAGTTGACTGAACTTCATTCTGGTGAAGTGGTGAACAGCaccctcccccacatcccaccccactCACTTAACGCCCCTCACTAGGGGTCCTTTAAGAATGTACTGGGCTTGTTCCGGCTCCCATGAGGGTTGAAAGCCGGGAATGGTTGTACAAGTTTAAGACAGCGCCGGGGTAGCCTCCTTGTTCTGCTCGGCCTTCGAGCCCAACCAGGCTCCTGCAAAAATGATGTCATGGTCTTTCCAGGAAAAGGTCAGCTGAAGAGGCTCCACATCCCAGCAAGAGGAAAATTCACAGTGGGGGATGGGGAACAGAAACCCTCAGGATTGCCCTTCACACGTGGCAGTAGGTTCATCATGAGATTCCCATAGACCCACAACACAGACCTTGAGAAAGACAAGGGAAAGGACAGGCGACATGATaggaaggacagggaggcccGTTCTCAAGAGGCATCCTGACTGTGCTAAGTCAACGGAGCTTCCAAGGTGCCCTGGCAATGTTTGGGATCCGTTTGACCGCCTGCGATGGGTCTGCCCTATTGAATAGAAGCTGTGAGTTCTCTCAAAGTCAGAAGTTTCAAAACCAAAGCCTGAAGTTTTCAAACAATCTCCCCcactcaaacaacaacaacaacaaaaacccacacaGGGGTACGCTTTGGATCAAGCTTCTGTAAATAGAAGTTGCCGGGATACAGAAAGTCGATGGAGAAGTTTTCACTGAAAATATTCTGGTGCAGACAGTTCTGCTGGTGGGTTACTTCAAACTCTGTAATGTGGAACAGATTACACAGCTGTGGAATAGGCTGTTCTTGGCAGACTCGGGGCTAGGAGGGGAGGCTTGTCTTGGCACTGGTTTCCATAGTGAGTGGAGGAAGGGGGGTCCGCCACACAGCCTCCGGTGGGCAGGGTGCATGCTTTCAGAGCAGAGGCCCAGAGGCCCCAGATGAAATGTGAATCCTTCTGGCTCTTTCCTGTCCACACAAGCAGCACCCTCCACCTTGGAGCCCCTATACGGGGCCTCAAATGCCTCGCAGGCCAAGGAACGGAGACAGGGAATTCACATTAATATGTTCAGCAAATATTGAGCAATGTCTACCATATGcctgaacatttctttttttttttttgcattttagaaaAGTAACTCAttcccgggggggaggggggaccagtCACATCGGGATTGTTTGGCAGTCAAAGCGCTTTTTgctaggaaataataaaagaggGAGGACAGGAAATGCTGCTTTGCACAGTAGGAAGGCTGGGGGAGgcgagggggatggggtggaagggaTTGACTTTGGTGTCCCATCCCCCTTCCAACCTCTCTTGGTCCCTCTGAACTGACCTGTCAAACCGACACCCCAGCACTCTGAAACCGGAGACATGCTAGCGGTGTCCAGGCCCCAGATGCAGCCTGCCTGGTCTCAGGGATCAATGGTGTCAGAAGTCTCTTTTAGAAAGGTCAACCGGAATCAGAGTTAAGACAAATTGGGGGCAGGTGGATGAGGAGAGGCAGAGACCAGCAAGGAGGCCACTGGCAAGAATCTGTCAGAGAGAGGATCATGCCTGGCATTTTCCCTTCATCCTGCATCTCCTTATTTAGCACTAGATTTCAGACACAGTGCCTGGGGCACATGATGCAGAGAGATAAGGTCTCTCTGTCATACGTAGTGAGGGGACCCAGGAGAGAATATATGAATCCTAAGCAAGAACAAAAATGAGCAACCTTAGTCATTACGGGTGATGTGCAGGGCAAAACCATCACACTGTGGCCACAAAGAGTGGATCCGAGGGAACCTGATAGCCTTAGGAGTTGAAGAAAGATTGGAGCAATCtgggaaggtggagagagagactgTGAATACCAGGGTCAACTGAACCTCTCTTGATTATGAGGGGGTCAAGTAGTGAGTGATGTGTAGGTAAGATATGGGGGCACCGCTCTGTGGACTCTAGGGAAAGATCTcttggaggaagagagagaagacatgCCCAGAAAATAATTAGATGTATAAGACTCAGAGAAGAGGTTTGGTTGGAAGAGAGACGCTTAGAAGGTCAACATTGTGAAAAGTATCACCCAGTAGAGTGTCTAGActgattttgtgttgtttgttaggAGTGCAAAATACAATATGGCAGTCGCCACTTCCATTCTTTTTGTAAACACCTTATGAAAGAGCAAGGACGCTTTCCTGCAGAAAGGAGATCTTCCCCATATACGGCCGACAGTCCACTCATGGACAGTGCTCTCCCTACTCGGGAACTCTGAAAATCACAAGGAGAGAGTACTGTGGAAAGGCAGAATCCACCAACAGATTCTGGGCATTGGTGCTCTCTCTGCAGACTCACgattctctctctggatctatttCTGAACAGTCATTGCTTCGTTTTCAACCATCATTGTGAAGACAAATCCTGTTCAAACTGATCCTAGGCTCCAATATGTGGTTTACGATTATTTTCACATATTGCTTGATTTGATTTGCTGATTCTGCCTTcaggattgtgtgtgtgtatttgtgtgtgcttatgcatgcacatacatatacatgctcAGGTTCATCATATATAGATCTGTgatcttctctctttctgtctttttactgtttttatctgGTATTGCTATCATGGCATTATAGTCTCATAAAAGTCCTTGGAGagccttttccctccctctttttttttaatggaagaaaatgtgtagaattggttttatttcttctttaaatttttggtaGAATTTTTCAGTGAAAGCATCAGTACATAGAAATGTATTTTCCACATGGGTTGTAACTCCAaatccaattttttaaatatcatatgaTCTTCTTGGAGTTGAGTGTTTTGTtactttgtgtgttttttttaagagTTGGCCTATTTTTATGCAAGTAGGCAGTGTTTTAATTGATTTCCTCTTAGTGCTCAATTTTTCTTCTATATCTAGTCTTATACTCTTGTCTTCCACCCTTTCCTAGCCATAGGTATTTTTTCCCTGCATTCTCTTCATACTTGAAGAACTTCTAGGACAACTGAAAACTCTTGTGTCTGCCCTTTTCAGATGTATTTTTTTGTGGGAAAGACAACaccaagtggttctcagggctttctcctggctctgtgctcaggaatcactccttcagtgctcaggggactatatgtggtgctggggcttgaacttaGGTTAGCCACGtggaagacaaatgctctacctgctgtatgacCTCTCCCATTTCTTTTTCAGACACTTTTGAGGGGTCTGTTTCTCAAAGATTCCTTACAAACAGAGGCTTTTTGACCTTCTGCCTTTGTCCTCTAATCTTGTCACCTTCTGTTCTCTTGTTTTTAAGGGGTGGGGGCATACCAGTGTGTCAGCCTTAATCCAGGATGTCACCATCCCTTCAGAGACACCTTTTCCATTTGAGGCAACAATTATCTC
Protein-coding regions in this window:
- the NDN gene encoding necdin gives rise to the protein MSEPSEAAREPPGNADAECPAGETPQAATQDGAPGAAPPPPPAAAEDGDPKAPPPAAAGEGRALQGPVAAQPGPGAPAPAQLVQKAHELMWYVLVKDQKRMVIWFPDMVKDVIGSYKKWCRSILRRTSLILARVFGLHLRLSSLHTMEFALVKALAPAELERVALGNRMPMTGLLLMILSLIYVKGRGARESAVWNVLRILGLRPWKKHSTFGDVRKLITQEFVQQNYLKYQRVPHVEPPEYEFFWGPRASREITKLQIMEFLARVFKKDPQAWPSRYREALEEARALREAQSPAHCPRSGPED